The following nucleotide sequence is from Zea mays cultivar B73 chromosome 1, Zm-B73-REFERENCE-NAM-5.0, whole genome shotgun sequence.
CTTAATTATGACACTCGCATCCCATAATTCTAGGCTGCCGGGCAACTTCCCTTGAGTTCTTTAGCCCATAAAACACCCCATGGTCATCACACGTCAAAAGAAAGGTTAGGAGATGGCCTTCTCAAGTCTAGAGCTCAAGCTGTTGCTACTCCTACTTCGTACGTGCCTTAAAACTACCGCCGATCATGGATTTGAGGAAAAAAATAGTCTACTGCTTCATGTCCACTTGCCCAGTCGCTGGGGCAGGCCAGACAGCCGCCACACACCGCGTAGGCTGGATCCGCCATGCATACATAGGAACGACCTGATTCTCAGTGACGGCAGGCTGCTAGCAGTCATTGCTCGATTTGCAGCTTATAACCTCCAATGTCCGCTTTTATCGAGTAATTCTTTTAATAATCCACAAACTGGAATGTACAATGTTATTTTTCGACAAACATTACACCATGGGAGGAACCAATCAGCCTAGTGTGTATGCCAAACAGGTTGCAGTAACAACAGCCAACAGATACCCACAACCTCTGGTTTGTCACTTTCCAGTTCCTACCAACTTCTGAAATCTATCAAAATCTGGAAAGAAAATTGTATCCTGCTTTAGGAAGCTTTGTTAGCAGCAGGATTTCTTCCGAATTGTATGATCATTGGTTTTCCTTTGAACACATAGCCATGCGCTAGATTCTGCAAAACCATAAGGGGCGATTCGGTTATTACGGAATGGAGGCCTAGAACGATTTCAATTTCTaatcggattgcttctctaatttatataagttttgatACATAGGAACGACCTGATTCTCAGTGACGGCAGGCTGCTAGCAGTCATTGCTCGATTTGCAGCTTATAACCTCCAATGTCCGCTTTTATCGAGTAATTCTTTTAATAATCCACAAACTGGAATGTACAATGTTATTTTTCGACAAACATTACACCATGGGAGGAACCAATCAGCCTAGTGTGTATGCCAAACAGGTTGCAGTAACAACAGCCAACAGATACCCACAACCTCTGGTTTGTCACTTTCCAGTTCCTACCAACTTCTGAAATCTATCAAAATCTGGAAAGAAAATTGTATCCTGCTTTAGGAAGCTTTGTTAGCAGCAGGATTTCTTCCGAATTGTATGATCATTGGTTTTCCTTTGAACACATAGCCATGCGCTAGATTCTGCAAAACCATAAGGGGCGATTCGGTTATTACGGAATGGAGGCCTAGAACGATTTCAATTTCTaatcggattgcttctctaatttatataagttttgatACATAGGAACGACCTGATTCTCAGTGACGGCAGGCTGCTAGCAGTCATTGCTCGATTTGCAGCTTATAACCTCCAATGTCCGCTTTTATCGAGTAATTCTTTTAATAATCCACAAACTGGAATGTACAATGTTATTTTTCGACAAACATTACACCATGGGAGGAACCAATCAGCCTAGTGTGTATGCCAAACAGGTTGCAGTAACAACAGCCAACAGATACCCACAACCTCTGGTTTGTCACTTTCCAGTTCCTACCAACTTCTGAAATCTATCAAAATCTGGAAAGAAAATTGTATCCTGCTTTAGGAAGCTTTGTTAGCAGCAGGATTTCTTCCGAATTGTATGATCATTGGTTTTCCTTTGAACACATAGCCATGCGCTAGATTCTGCAAAACCATAAGGGGCGATTCGGTTATTACGGAATGGAGGCCTAGAACGATTTCAATTTCTaatcggattgcttctctaatttatataagttttgatCAGCTGAAACAACTTTAGGTGCATTCCTGGACAAGCGAACAAGCCCTAAATGAGATGTTTTAGAGCGCCCATGGTTCTCAATTCTCATGGACCCGATAATAAAAGGATTACATAAAATACTCATTATGTGGAAAGGAAGATGATGTGTGCTCTTAAGACAAATCATGCAATTTATTGATTTTCTTTTTGGCCTTTTGCTGCATCTAGCTGTCTAATGCACTCAGGTTGTAGTCCCAAAATTAGATAAATTAGCAATGACTCATACTGTGGAACATTACAGACAAGACATCGTGTCAATAACAAAATCACTAACCAGGGCACGCTGAGCAAGTTCAACCGTGGGAAATGTGACAAAGGCTTGACCACGCATCCGTCCTTCCTGCAATAGGATTAAAAAATGAAAGAAAAATAACACAATGAGCACGGTGGCAGCAAAAAGCAGAACTTGACAGTAACCAATGGCAGCAGGTTTCCACGTAGTTTTCACTATGAAGTAGCTTGTAATTTTTTTGTGAAAACAAGTTTTTTTCTGGATAACTTTAAGGGACAAACTCAATAATATACCTGCATTAACTTTACACTTAAACCCAACCTTGCACTGTCCATGCTTTCGAAAACAGAGCCTAAAGAGAGAAGTGAAAAAGATACCTTAGTGACAAATTGAGAAATACTGCAGTGCATGAAGAAATCTTTCTTCGATGCTCCTCTTTTGGAAAACATCGATGCAAATACAGGATATGCAATTCGCGCCGAAAAAAAGGCCACATAGGTGTTGGGACCAAATTAcacccagcgtgaacagtacccgTTTAGGAAATAGAATATTTTGTTAGAAAAGGAGAGTCCAAATATATAAGGATTCCTCCTCTAGTTTGCTTGAGAACCAAATCCTCTATGGACTATAAGTATAGGTGCAATGTAACCGGATGAAGGCAAGCAAGACAAACATCTTGCCGGGACTCCAGGGCTTTTCTTACACGTTCTGTCTCCCTCGTTGCCACGCCGCCACTCTACACCCACATCACCACGACGCCTTCCTGAAGTCGGAAATCTCGACCCCGACCTCTAATCTCACATTCCTACACACTTCACAACCCTAATAGTATCAAGGATCCTATCAATTTACTAACCCAAGGAGCATACAAGCATGGTCATTGATTCCTAGGTAACAAATCTTTGACCTCGCCTATCTGCACAACCTCATATCACATATTGATCACCCTCAGCAATACATGCATCTCGGCCGTTAAATTTAAGGCATGCCTACAGTCAACAAACAAGATTGCTCAGGTTCCTACTGGGCCTGAGTTGCGAAAGTTGAAAAAAATCTCGACCTTAGCAGTTAACCATTATAGGTAGACCTTTAAAGGTAAAGATTAGACACTTAATTTTTTTTCATCTTTGGACAAATAACGAAGCAAGGCCCTGAAAATAGTCACTCTCTGACATCCTTACCAAAGACATAGTAGAAGTCGTCATGAGTGACATCCTTTGCCAAGTTCTTAATGTACAGAACACTGGCTGGATTTCCTGGAGTGTAATTCTGCAAAAGAACATAATATTTGAAGTTGATTCAGCAGTTAGTAAACAACTTATGACCTAAGGAAATATAAAAGTCGTTTTGCGTATCAACATTCAACATTCTTCGAAATTTCAGGCTACAGCATCAAGATCAAAGGGAAGGAGACAACTCGCCGACTGATGATACATTCATAATAACCACTTAATTCACAAATATATATGTTACCAGGAGTGTCCAACTGTCCATTAATAGGATGCTTGGTTTAAGGAATCACTCTATACTAGATGAGGTGGTTGCAGcctattcctcaaatttggtggaatgACTCCATTCCTCGTACGAGTACTAATTGTTAGCTTTGAGGAATGGGATGATGATGAATCAATCAATTCCGTTCCACAAACCTGTTAGAGTGAATGCACTAACCAATTAAACACAAAAGCTTAAATTGTTGGGAGAAGGTAGGCAATCCACTTATAGACTTCATCACCATTGATGATGATGGACCAATCAATTCCATTCCACAACCTAGTTAGAGTGAacgcactaaccagttcaacccaaaagcttaagttgTTGGGAGAAGGTAggcaatccacttatacacttcaataCCCCCACTCATATGTAACCAAAGAGGAGGCACAAACGTGGAAATAAAGGGGCGCAGGCACAAATGAAGTCTTTGCCAGGATTCGAACTCGAGATCTCTAGCTCTGGTATCATGTTAGAGTGGACGTACTAACCAATTTAATACAAAAACTTAAATTGTTGGAAGAAGGTAGGCAAATCACTTATACACTTAAacaaaaccaaacaaaaaagtgagaaATGAAAAGATGATGAACCTTGAACCAAACATCCTGACATAGTAGTACTACATAAGCAATGTGTACCTTGAACATAGGAAGGGATAAAATCTCCTCTGGTGGTAATTTCTCTCTCGACATTTCCTGAGGTGTGACAAAatgtttctcttgaagttgttcatGAGTTGAATCCGGTTCATTTTCAGTCATACTTGGGACAGGTGGTTCCTTCTGTATAGGCTTAGGGGTAATTTTTATCTGAAGAGAACCGTTGCATCAGCAAAAAAAAAAATTAATAAACTTGACTTTTCAACCAATGAGTAATCAACAAACAAAGTGTAGTCAACCTGAAGTACTGGGTTTTTCTTTTTTATCACTTGAAGCTCATTAGAAACCAATGCAACAGATTTCACCCCCACTGCTTCATGAGCAACGTTTTTGTCAACTGCAGGACCAACAATTGCTTCATGCTTTGCACGCTTGATTTTCCGTTTATCAATATCTTCCTGTGGTAGATAAAACGTGCATGAATAATTTAACAAAGACACTACAAGGTTAAAAAGAAATACAGAAGTAGCAAGTACATCAGATGATTCTAACTCAGACTCATCACTAGACAAATCTGCTGAATGAAGCTCCCCAGTTGTAGTAGATCCCGGTGGTGGCTGAGGATGAGGGATAACAGGAACTTGCGATGGTAGTGGTGGAGTAGGCAATGCCATCCGAAATGGAGCAGGAAGGTTCATCTTGTTCATTAAATGCAGGACCTGTTTAAAGAAAAATTATCTGATCAAAATGCATCTGCACGTTCTGaatatatataaaaaaaataGGCAGAGGCATGCCTTGCGAGTTGTAATAATGGGTGCATAGGGTGGAAATCCTAATAAACCTGGTTGTAGAATCGAGGGACGGCGATCAGGGCATTGACAATATTTGTTAATATGTTTCCATCTGGTGGTGGATATGCATACCTAAAAAATTGTAGGGTGCTCAAATCAAGCTCAAGCCAGTGAGGCATAACAGGATTGCCAAGAGTTGAAAAAGCTTCAGCATAGAATGGCAGTCAAAAGGTGCTTGATTGCAAAACTTTGCAACATAGTAATAGAAGTGAATCAACAAAGTCAGCATACAGTAGCACAGAATTGATGCTAGTTTAATCTTGGTTACTTTCAAATGAACCATGTATACTTTGCACGATAGAGCATCGGCCTTTTAGACTGAGGAATATTGTTTCAAATAAATTCAACTAGTTCACAATTTGACACAGACAACTCAACTCATAAATCTCAACAACCCTAATCCTGTTGAGAGGGAGAAGGGAGCGCGAGAAGAAGATTCATGATTAGCAAAAAAAGAATTATGTGCAGGAAAGTTTTGCCTTAAATTTTGGAGGAACCAAAATTCTTAATAGCAGATGGCAAGTCAATCTCTTAATTACAAAATGAATGTCTGTTGAGAACAGTAATAGAACATTGCAAGACAGAGTGCATTCATGAGAGCTAAGAAACAACTAAGTATCTTCATGCGAGTATCCAAATATAATGAAGTGAAATAATGATGCAGTGAATTAATAACATACTCAAGGTGTGGAGGAAATGGGTAGTCCACACTAAGCTTGGGGGCAATTGGTTCGGCAATCGATGTGTGGTCCTTCTGAGTTTGGGAACTAATACTTGGTACCTGGGACGCCCCATGCCCTAATTGGTCCTGATGCTTCAGGTGAGACTCATTTGCATTTGGACAGTTAGCTCGCTCGACAGTCAACACTTTTCCCAGAAACCTCAACCTGCAAAGCCATCCCTTAGCGAACAAGGCAATGGGGCATTAATCAAGAATACTGAAATAAGAAGACGCGATTAATTTATGCAACTAAGAAAGAGAGTCCAAGCAACAAAAACAGATTGTGTGATTGACGAAGCAAACCTGTTCAAGAGCGAATGTGCGTGATTAGCTGCCGCCTCGTCCCTAAAATCTACAAATGCGCAATTTCTCAACCTGCAATGTACCAACAAAATGGTTTTAGTAACTGAATAAACATAATATACCTCAGCCAGCAGCAGCCAACAGACCAACAAAATGGTTTTATCAACCAAATAACATAGCAGACAATTCGGTATCCATACTTGACCAAATATAAAAGACATATTGAATCTATGACACAATAGGTCATTCCAGCAACACTAAGCAGTTATACTGGATACAAGCACGCGCTACTGTAACTAATTCAACATTTGAAGCACCAATCGAAGCATGATTAAGCAAGCGACAAGATGAGATAAGTACTTTCCACCGGAACAGGGGCGGACGGATGTGGCTCCGTAGTGGGAGAAGAGGCGGGATAGCATCTCTTGCGTGATAGCCTCTGGGAGGTGCCGCACTAGCAGCGTCGCCGCCCCCGCTGGAGCGGGCCCTTGCTGCTGGTCAGAGGCGGATCTATCGATATGGCGAGCCCTCGCGGGCACCATACCTCTCCTCCGGAGAGAACCTCCCGCGGACTACCTCTTTCCCGTGCCTGACAACGCGCGGCTTCTCGGCAGTGGCGGAACCAGCTAGAaatcgaagcccgggctctccaaGGCCCAAGCGGAGGGCAACCAGCCAGCCAGGCACGCGCCGCGGCAGGGGGGCAGAGAGGGAGGGAGGCACTGGGCGTGGGGCGGGAGCCAAGCACACGCGGCGTGCCAGCAGCGCGGACGCGGCGCGGCCAGCAGCAGTGCAGTACAGGGACACGCTGTGTAGGGTTTTCGCTTGGGAGAACACTGAGGCGGACTGGGCCGCTGGGCCACCGAAGCCCGGGACGTGCCTGGGCTGGCCGGGTCTCAGCTCCGTCACTGTTTATCGGGGCTGGGGTTTTCTCGAGAGTGACGGAGGTGGGGAGGTAGACGACGGTGGATGAATCTGCGCAAACCTAGTGGACTCATATCGAAAATAGTTTCCCATGTACACACGATTAATAAAGTTAAAAAATCTAAAAAATTATACATACTATTTCTATTCTATTTTAATTATATACAAAATTAACTTTCAATACGTTATATTTAGTTGTAATAAAAAAGAGAACATGTTTGCCGATTTTCTAATTTAAAATTCAGAAATTTTATCTTTTTTATTACATCTAAAGTATACAGAATTTGAACTTTAAATTTTGTATATAATCGGAGTAAGATAGAAAGATTATGTATGAAGTTTTTTAGAATTTTTAATAAACTTTATTGGTTCATGTACACCTTATGTACATCAAAAACTCATGTGCACTGAATATGTTCTCTACATTCAAAATCATATTTCCTCAGGCAAATCAAATACATCGTCCAAACCCAGATTTTCTCAAGCATATCAAACACATAACAGGTATTGTTAgaactgctgcagctgcaatccatagagacaaaATATTGTAGAAACAGTAGAAGTCGTTTTGGATTAAAGCCAAGCGAACATCTTGTACATCATTCACTATATCCAGGGCTAGCAATGGATCACAATACAAGTGTTTCTTCATGATTTGTTGAttccttaattaattttagttaaaaataaaTGGAAATAGATCTCAATCCAAATATTATATGATCTTTAAACTTTATAATGTAAAATTTAGAACTCATTACCACCCTAAGTATATCTTCCTCAAACATAACTGCTTAACAAATACATCATCCAGACATCCATAGATTCAATAAGTCTCAAACATAACAAATAATCCCATCCACATATTCATCCACGCTCAAACACAAAGGAAGAATGATGTAAACAAAATAATACTAGTGCCTTAGTGCAATCTAGACTCATTAAAAACCTTACTAGGTAAAAACTTACACCTCATGAGAAAACATTCAAGATAGCTTTAAGTCCCTTGGTCTCTTTCTCCACCATGTGTTGACTATGCAAATCAGCGAGCTCACAATCTTTTACACAGGACAGGACTTCAAGCATATTAGGAGTTAGTCACCATCGTCAGTCCTCAAGCACCCTGCCAATTAAACTAA
It contains:
- the LOC100193767 gene encoding U11/U12 small nuclear ribonucleoprotein 65 kDa protein-like isoform X1; the encoded protein is MVPARARHIDRSASDQQQGPAPAGAATLLVRHLPEAITQEMLSRLFSHYGATSVRPCSGGKLRNCAFVDFRDEAAANHAHSLLNRLRFLGKVLTVERANCPNANESHLKHQDQLGHGASQVPSISSQTQKDHTSIAEPIAPKLSVDYPFPPHLEYAYPPPDGNILTNIVNALIAVPRFYNQVLHLMNKMNLPAPFRMALPTPPLPSQVPVIPHPQPPPGSTTTGELHSADLSSDESELESSDEDIDKRKIKRAKHEAIVGPAVDKNVAHEAVGVKSVALVSNELQVIKKKNPVLQIKITPKPIQKEPPVPSMTENEPDSTHEQLQEKHFVTPQEMSREKLPPEEILSLPMFKNYTPGNPASVLYIKNLAKDVTHDDFYYVFGSVFESMDSARLGLSVKLMQEGRMRGQAFVTFPTVELAQRALNLAHGYVFKGKPMIIQFGRNPAANKAS